ATGGATGAAGGAACAGTGGGAGGACAACTACAAAGAGGCCGCCATTTTCTTGGAGGTAGGCATTCCGTGGCTAAAAGAAGGGacaattttgatcagaaaAGACAGGGTCATGAAAGTATCGTTGTCCATGGCCATTGAGGGCCGCGTAAAGAGTCATTGGCACGATTTTTAGCGACATTCGGATAGCCAGTATGGCGTGTTACATACCATCAGACCTTATTTTGTTGGCTGCTTTTTTTATAGACAATGATGAATAGGTTACCCCTCGCCATGGATTTTTATAAAAGATAAAGCGATTTAGGGCCCGCAGAACGAAAGAATAAGCGACAAGTGAAAGGGAAAAAGGTCAGATGGCCCGAATTTTGAATGCAAGTACATGCATGACCTTACATGTGCATCCATATGTTTCCATCGGATTCACTGCTTATCAAACCCTTATGCAATCGATGATGACATGACGTGAATGTTGGTCAAATATCCGGGGGGTTGATGCAAATCTTTATCAATGATGAGTATGAGTTGCTACAGCCACAACTAATTGCAAAATTAGCAAgcgaaaaaaacaaataatacTTGTTTACCCCTCTTAGCTAATGTAAATGAAGGCAAATATGTCCCGTCAATACCATCCATAAACACTTGAAtctgaatttcaaaagtcaCGAGTTAAGCCCGCCCCTTTCTAGTTCTTTACGGACAGGGGGACCTTATTGTCGTATTGATTGTTACatgcttcttcatttttgattgcacTTGTAGGAGGGCATCAATAATGAAAAATTCACGCACCATCCTCGATGTCAAGAAGAGCTTCCGCCCTACCTGCTTGTGCACAACGATTGGTTCCATTATTTCGATTTGGGCGCCTCTCTGGTCATCTTGGGATTGGGTTTCTTTGAGGCCCCTTGCCATGCACCTCTTTGCTTCCCCACGCAAGTTCACAGCTCGATTGAATTAGGCACATTACTGCTAATAACTCTCCAAGTCATACTCAAAACCAGGTGAACATTGACAAGGGAGGATCGAATTTGGGATGAGCTCCATAACTTATGGCATCGTGCTTGGTTGGTTAACTTCTTTGCAGATGGATCGGATGGCGAGACTTTTTTAAGCACCGACGGACACTCATCAAGGTCTTTACTTTGGTCTTGATGATTGTCGAGGCATTGGTTGTCTTGGTGCGGGTTGACAGCCACTTCCGCGTGTCCCGATCTTTAAGACCCATTTTCCTCATCGACAACCATTACTGCGGTGGCGTGAGAAGGTAGATCCGGTTAAAAATGAACTTCCACAGTTTTGGAACTACGTATTTACTCTAATATTCCATTACTACTCAGGTTCATCCGTCAGATTCTACAAAGTCTTCCACCAATTCTGGATATGCTCGTCTTGGTATTTTTTATCATGTTGATATACAGGTAAAGTAATGCCTCAcattgatcttttcaattttaatcaaCCTTCGAGCGGAATTTGCTTTCAGTGTTTTTGGATTCTACCTCTTTGGTATGGTGGACCACGTCTACTTCAACGATCTGCAAACTAGTTTCATCAGTTTATTTGTCCTCCTGACAACGGCCAAGTAAGTGTCATCTGAAGTGCTCCCTGGACATAAGGGTGTGAATAGAATATCCTGATGAAAATGGGCGAATCATTGCCTCTTCCAGCTACCCGGATGTGATGATGCGGAGTTATAACCAAAGTCGCTGGTCAGCCGTGTTTTTTGTGTCTTATCTCTCGATTAATTTGTACTTCCTCATGAACTTGATGTTGGCGGTGGTGTACGATGCGTTCACGAGGATCGAGAAGGAGAAATTCCGCCGCTTGTTCCTTCACAAACGAAAAGCGGCTCAACATGCCTTCAATTTGTTGGTAACCAAAGAGAGGCCCAAAGAAGTTAGTTTCCAACATTTTGAAGGACTAGTTCGGGCGTACAAAGGAATCACTTGTAAGTACAAACCGAAGGCATTTCACCAAGATGACCTTTTGCATTGAGTTCGCTACTTTCTAGCTCCGACAGAATCTTATCTGATATTTCGACTACTCAACAAGTCGAACAGTGGTCATTTGCACATTGATGAGTTTTATGGTACGGAtactttattttttcttcctctacTCTGACCGAATAATATCCCAATTCTACACACAGATATTTACAATGCCACTCAATACAGCTGGAGTTTGGCCCAACAGGACGAAGATTGGTTCTCAACGTGCCACCCGAATATCGCCGATTTGTGCACGATAATAAAGAATGCGGTCAAAAGCACATGGTTCGAGTATACCGTTTGTAAGAATTATGGAATGAATGTTTAGTTTAATGTGATTTTAGACAGAACTGAATTTCTAGTTTGTCAAATTTAGGTCTAATCGTATTGTCGAATGGAATCATTCTCGTGGTTCAAACGGCGTTTATGGACTCGCCTACTTCCAACGCCGAGGACAGAATCTACGCTCCTTGGGTGTCTTATTTCTTTGTTGCACGTAAGAACATTCCACGGATGGAACTTTTGACCTAGTCCGATTGATACACTAAAGTATTCTGTTCTCACAGTTTATACAATCGAAGCCATTTTGAAGCTGATCGGGCTCGGATTCAAGAACTATTTTGCATCCTATTGGAACATGTTCGACTTCGGAGTGACTGTCTTGGGGATTTTGTCATTGATCCTGGAAATATTAGACATTCCCTTGTTCTACGTGGTCATTCTGAGGCCTCTTAGGTACAATATATCATGGTGGTTTTGTAATTCATTTTAATGTTAAGGAAAGTCTTAGGATGTTTAATGAGTCATTCTACTTGAGTACTCTCTGATTCTAGATTGCTCACGTTGTTCCGGATGAAAAAACGTTTCCGGGATGTTTTTGGAACAGCCGTCATTCTCTATCCAAGATTAACTTCGGCTGTCATTGTTTTGCTTCTCACATACTACTTCTTTGCCATCATAGGCATGGAGTgctttcataattttgatcTAAAAGATTGCTGCAAGTAAGATATCAATTGGCATCAAAATTATTGTCATTAACCATTTTTACGTAGCTTCATTTTCGATTTTTAGAAATTCATCCGTGGAGCAATACTTTAGCTTTGTGGAGGGCTCAAATGGAAATGTATACTTCTACTTAAACAACTTTCAAAGTTTGCAAACCTCAGGAGTCACTCTATTTGAGCTAACCGGTTAGTTTTGTTGTTTTACATGTCCTTGACGTGGGGATTTAACTTGCTTTCTATCTGAACTTTCGTAGTCGTCAACAACTGGTTTGTGATAATGGAAGGGTATGCCATTGTCAGCGGAGTGGAGATGAGTCGCGTCTTTTTTATGGCTTTTTATATCTTCACCATGATCGTCATGACCATAATCGTGGCTTTCATCTTGGAGGCTTTCCTCTTTAGAATTCAATATAAGCAATATTTCTCCAAAGAAGACGGTAAGAACAAACGGGTTTGAAAACATTTACCTGACCTAATGTGCCATGATTACTTTTAGAGGCCAAGAATCTCAAAGTAGAAGTGATTCTGACCTCCGAGGAAATCCGGCAGATTGCCCAAGCAAGAGGCGGGTCCATTCAAGATATTGCAATTCCTAGTAACGTAAGTCCATTTACATACATCCTTCAAAGTGTCTCTTTGTTGCTCAGGACCAAAACCTATTAACGTATGCCTATCTTTGTTTATTCATAAATCAGAGCATGTTCAAGTTTTCTGGGGAGAAGTCTCGAACCAAGGAACAACTGCAAATGCTCATGTACACGGATGAGATGGATCGTTGGCTGGCCGAGGCCCAATTGGAAGAAACCCAAAGTCAAGCACGTATACAAGCGGCCATCTTGGCTGAAACCTCCTCAAATGAGTACCACGATCACGGTCATGGCGATaatgaaaacattcaaattgtTCAGGATGACGGAACTATCACTGCCATTCATAGACCGGTTCTTCCAGAGCTGGGTTTATGAGTGATTGAGTCCTGATCTGTGATATCTTAATTCCGGCCAGTGGTGCCTTACTTATGACTTTGTAATATATACATGATAGATGCATATTAAGCAGGGGCTTACTCTTTTAGTCTGGctaaatatttatttcataaTCGACATGATTTTGGATCTCAAATCTGTTGAGACAGCCGAGCACTGAGACAGATATTCATGAAAAGTTAGAAGTGGATCCTTACTGGCGGAAAATCCCCGGGCTGAGAAATCCCCCGGATAGTACGAGATTGAACACAGAAGCGTCTTCATACGCTCTTTGCACGGTCGAGCTTGGCTATCCAAGTCGATATTGACTTGAGAGAAGCACTTTGAAAACTCTTTGACGGCCTGGGATTCGCCTCCCACCATCAAATAGATGGTCTTGCCTTGGAGCCAAATCAGCAGTGCACCACAATCGCATTCACGGCACAATTTGTCCAAAGT
This DNA window, taken from Tigriopus californicus strain San Diego chromosome 9, Tcal_SD_v2.1, whole genome shotgun sequence, encodes the following:
- the LOC131886753 gene encoding two pore calcium channel protein 1-like gives rise to the protein MEEREILVIGAAPMGATPLAGQTRPSDLSTPGTPTTPNASAAHLSALMGGIPNCRGSTSRSRRGTGNPDGTNGHAAQAGDYPSDGELSPATRRPSSLELGVTTPGAASEAHPQWMKEQWEDNYKEAAIFLEEGINNEKFTHHPRCQEELPPYLLVHNDWFHYFDLGASLVILGLGFFEAPCHAPLCFPTQVHSSIELGTLLLITLQVILKTRWIGWRDFFKHRRTLIKVFTLVLMIVEALVVLVRVDSHFRVSRSLRPIFLIDNHYCGGVRRFIRQILQSLPPILDMLVLVFFIMLIYSVFGFYLFGMVDHVYFNDLQTSFISLFVLLTTANYPDVMMRSYNQSRWSAVFFVSYLSINLYFLMNLMLAVVYDAFTRIEKEKFRRLFLHKRKAAQHAFNLLVTKERPKEVSFQHFEGLVRAYKGITSPTESYLIFRLLNKSNSGHLHIDEFYDIYNATQYSWSLAQQDEDWFSTCHPNIADLCTIIKNAVKSTWFEYTVCLIVLSNGIILVVQTAFMDSPTSNAEDRIYAPWVSYFFVALYTIEAILKLIGLGFKNYFASYWNMFDFGVTVLGILSLILEILDIPLFYVVILRPLRLLTLFRMKKRFRDVFGTAVILYPRLTSAVIVLLLTYYFFAIIGMECFHNFDLKDCCKNSSVEQYFSFVEGSNGNVYFYLNNFQSLQTSGVTLFELTVVNNWFVIMEGYAIVSGVEMSRVFFMAFYIFTMIVMTIIVAFILEAFLFRIQYKQYFSKEDEAKNLKVEVILTSEEIRQIAQARGGSIQDIAIPSNSMFKFSGEKSRTKEQLQMLMYTDEMDRWLAEAQLEETQSQARIQAAILAETSSNEYHDHGHGDNENIQIVQDDGTITAIHRPVLPELGL